The genomic stretch CAGCGCCAGGGCTATGGCGGTGCGGTAGAGGATGGAGCCGACGATGACGGCGATGCAGGCCCGGGCGATGGTCGCCTTGCCGAAGACCGTTTCACCGAGGATGACTGAGGCCAGCCCCGCGACGATGGTGCCCACGCCCATGTTCACGTCCGCCGCGCCCTGGTTCTGGGCGATGAGCGCACCGCTGAAAGCGACCAGGGCGTTGGAGAGGCCCACGCCGAAAATGATGACGTTGTCCGTGTTCACGCCCAGGGAAGTGATCATCTGCCGGTTATCGCCGGTGGCCAGCATGGCTTGCCCGTACTCGGTGTGCAGGAACCAGATCAGCCCGGACGTGATGAGGACCGCGACAACAAAAAAGAACACTGGGGTGAGCTGATAGAGCGGCAGCCCCAGGTTTTCGAGGTCCGTCAGCACCGAGGGCGTACCCAGGAGCGCCACATTGGGGCCGCCCATGATCCTGATATTGATGGAATACAGCGAGATCATGGTCAGGATGGACGCCAGAAGGTGCAGGATTTTGAGC from Desulfomicrobium apsheronum encodes the following:
- a CDS encoding ABC transporter permease, which gives rise to MTLYAFLGALEQGFLYGIMALGVYLTFRILDFPDLTVDGSLPLGASVSAVTITAGYSPYLALALASAAGFLAGAVTAILNTKLKILHLLASILTMISLYSINIRIMGGPNVALLGTPSVLTDLENLGLPLYQLTPVFFFVVAVLITSGLIWFLHTEYGQAMLATGDNRQMITSLGVNTDNVIIFGVGLSNALVAFSGALIAQNQGAADVNMGVGTIVAGLASVILGETVFGKATIARACIAVIVGSILYRTAIALALGSRLGSFSFTPSDLNLITAFLVIAALTSPMLKRRFTR